A section of the Entelurus aequoreus isolate RoL-2023_Sb linkage group LG21, RoL_Eaeq_v1.1, whole genome shotgun sequence genome encodes:
- the LOC133638576 gene encoding sphingosine 1-phosphate receptor 3, whose amino-acid sequence MIDPQIHLHYNYTGKLAHRPTVGNSSGNLGTKTLLFLAACTFIVLENLTVLVAIWRNHRFHNRMYFFIGNLALCDMLAGVAYLVNLLLSGDRTLYLSPVMWFVREGSMFVALGASIFSLLAIAIERHLTMIKMRPYDASKNYRVFLLIGTCWLIAISFGVLPILGWNCLDNLPDCSTVLPLYSKKYVAFCITIFMVLLLAMSVLYARIYILVKSSSRKVSKNSNSEHAMSLLRTVIIVVGVFIACWTPIFVLLLVDVACDQRHRCSILYKADWFIAVAVLNSALNPVIYTLASREMRRAFLGLACCICYRGKTSAPGSGNRQCLEPSRSRSKSFSSQNNQNQQGSRQAGSEKEADSGQVGKVAVDAGPSGAHAEGFVQNDVNGVRIESRMVED is encoded by the coding sequence ATGATAGACCCTCAGATTCACTTGCATTACAACTACACGGGGAAGTTGGCCCACCGGCCCACCGTAGGCAACAGCTCGGGCAACCTTGGCACCAAAACTCTCCTCTTCCTGGCCGCGTGCACCTTCATCGTTCTGGAGAACCTGACGGTGCTGGTGGCCATCTGGAGGAACCACCGCTTTCACAACCGCATGTACTTCTTCATCGGGAACCTGGCGCTATGCGACATGCTGGCCGGGGTGGCCTACCTGGTCAACCTGCTCCTGTCCGGCGACAGGACGCTCTACTTATCGCCCGTCATGTGGTTTGTCCGAGAGGGCAGTATGTTTGTAGCATTGGGTGCCTCCATCTTCAGCCTTCTGGCCATCGCCATCGAGCGCCACCTGACCATGATCAAGATGAGGCCCTACGACGCCAGCAAGAACTACAGGGTCTTCCTCCTCATCGGCACCTGCTGGTTGATCGCCATCTCTTTCGGAGTTTTGCCCATCCTGGGATGGAACTGCTTAGACAATCTCCCTGACTGCTCTACGGTCCTCCCCCTGTACTCCAAGAAGTACGTGGCCTTCTGCATCACCATCTTCATGGTCCTGTTGCTCGCCATGTCGGTGCTCTACGCCCGCATCTACATCCTGGTCAAATCCAGCAGCCGCAAGGTGAGCAAGAACAGCAACTCGGAGCACGCCATGTCCCTGCTGCGCACAGTCATCATTGTAGTGGGCGTCTTCATCGCCTGCTGGACGCCCATCTTCGTGCTGCTCCTGGTGGACGTGGCATGCGATCAGCGCCACCGCTGCTCGATCCTTTACAAGGCCGACTGGTTCATCGCGGTGGCCGTGCTCAACTCGGCCTTAAACCCTGTCATATACACTCTGGCCAGTCGGGAGATGAGGCGGGCCTTCCTGGGATTGGCGTGTTGTATTTGCTACCGGGGGAAAACATCGGCGCCGGGCAGCGGGAACAGGCAGTGTCTGGAGCCCAGTCGCAGCAGGAGCAAGTCCTTCAGCAGTCAGAACAACCAGAACCAGCAGGGATCCCGGCAGGCGGGGTCAGAAAAGGAGGCGGACTCTGGACAAGTTGGGAAGGTGGCGGTGGATGCAGGACCTAGTGGCGCTCATGCTGAAGGATTCGTCCAGAATGACGTAAATGGAGTAAGAATCGAGTCGAGGATGGTCGAGGATTGA